The following are encoded in a window of Staphylospora marina genomic DNA:
- a CDS encoding alpha/beta fold hydrolase, protein MRWGRNIGILCLLLIAVWGSFPHERTVSTQLQPKERDLVLIHGYNNRHRWGIEFLDTLARHWGSGRIYLIYLNDSDRIWTRNIGGRTLICIGSGRAGAGSQSIHEQAQIAARKIAILQERGGLDDVYHVVAHSMGGLTARELAWIRPGEIEGLVTLGTPHQGTPLAEEFEWIGMFAGDSGALADIRPASAKRFNRKFPAEKTPLAPGGRIYTISGDADHWGDRGWHGEVAAGWTLLRLKYGKDSDGIVMEGDATLPGAVHVRRFDDLDHLELIQDSRVAETIAELLN, encoded by the coding sequence GTGCGGTGGGGACGGAACATCGGCATCCTTTGTCTGTTGCTGATCGCCGTGTGGGGATCTTTTCCGCATGAACGGACCGTGTCCACACAGTTGCAACCCAAAGAGCGGGACCTGGTTCTGATTCACGGATACAACAACCGGCATCGCTGGGGCATCGAATTTCTGGACACATTGGCCCGCCACTGGGGATCGGGAAGAATTTACCTCATCTATCTGAACGACTCCGACCGGATCTGGACCCGGAACATCGGCGGACGTACCTTGATCTGCATCGGTTCCGGCCGGGCGGGAGCGGGCAGCCAGTCGATTCATGAACAGGCGCAAATCGCCGCCCGCAAAATCGCGATTCTTCAGGAGCGGGGAGGATTGGATGACGTTTACCACGTGGTGGCGCACAGCATGGGGGGACTGACGGCGAGAGAACTGGCATGGATCCGTCCGGGTGAAATTGAAGGATTGGTGACGTTGGGCACTCCACATCAAGGAACCCCTCTTGCGGAAGAATTTGAATGGATCGGCATGTTTGCGGGAGACTCCGGAGCGCTCGCAGACATCCGTCCGGCCTCGGCGAAGCGGTTCAACCGCAAGTTCCCCGCCGAAAAAACGCCGCTCGCCCCCGGTGGGCGCATCTACACGATTTCCGGTGACGCCGATCATTGGGGAGACAGGGGGTGGCACGGGGAAGTGGCGGCGGGTTGGACGCTGCTCAGACTCAAGTACGGCAAGGACAGCGATGGCATTGTCATGGAGGGAGACGCCACTTTGCCCGGAGCGGTTCACGTGCGGAGATTTGATGATTTGGATCATCTGGAACTGATTCAGGATTCGAGGGTGGCGGAAACCATCGCGGAATTGCTGAATTAG
- the guaB gene encoding IMP dehydrogenase, with protein MWDEKFAKEGLTFDDVLLIPNKSEVLPRDVDVRTKLADSVELNIPLLSAGMDTVTESALAVALARQGGIGVIHKNMKVEEQAEEVDRVKRSESGVITNPFYLHPDDRVHDAEALMAKYRISGVPIVDRDLRLVGIITNRDLRFVSNYSMPISEVMTKENLVTAPVGTTLEQAQEILQKHKIEKLPLVDSRGVLKGLITIKDIEKAEKFPNSAKDRQGRLLVAAAVGVAKDTMRRVGALVEAEVDMIVVDTAHGHSRGVLETVHQLRKAYPDLVIVAGNVATGEGTKDLIEAGASVVKVGIGPGSICTTRVVAGIGVPQVTAIYDCAKVARQYGVPIIADGGIRYSGDIVKAIAAGASAVMLGSLFAGTEEAPGDTEIFQGRRFKVYRGMGSIGAMQAGSKDRYFQENEQKLVPEGIEGRVPYKGPLADIVYQLVGGLRAGMGYVGAETIPDLQENTRFIRITAASLRESHPHDVQITKEAPNYHL; from the coding sequence ATGTGGGACGAAAAGTTCGCCAAAGAAGGGTTGACTTTTGACGATGTGCTGCTGATTCCGAACAAATCGGAAGTGTTGCCCAGAGATGTGGACGTGCGGACCAAGCTTGCGGATTCCGTCGAGCTCAACATTCCTCTCCTGAGCGCCGGCATGGACACCGTCACCGAATCGGCCTTGGCCGTTGCTTTGGCCCGTCAGGGGGGCATCGGGGTCATTCACAAAAACATGAAGGTGGAGGAACAGGCCGAGGAAGTGGATCGCGTCAAACGGTCGGAAAGCGGGGTCATCACCAATCCGTTTTACCTTCATCCGGACGACCGCGTCCATGATGCCGAAGCACTGATGGCCAAGTATCGCATTTCGGGGGTGCCGATCGTCGACCGGGACCTGCGGCTGGTGGGAATCATTACCAACCGGGATCTCCGCTTTGTCAGCAATTATTCCATGCCTATTTCCGAAGTGATGACCAAGGAGAATCTCGTCACCGCTCCCGTCGGCACCACGCTCGAACAAGCGCAGGAAATTTTGCAGAAACACAAGATCGAAAAACTTCCGCTGGTGGATTCCCGTGGCGTTTTGAAGGGACTCATCACCATCAAGGACATTGAGAAAGCCGAGAAATTCCCGAATTCCGCCAAAGACCGCCAGGGGCGCCTGCTCGTGGCCGCCGCGGTCGGCGTGGCCAAGGACACGATGCGGCGCGTCGGGGCGCTGGTCGAAGCGGAAGTGGACATGATCGTCGTGGACACGGCTCACGGTCATTCCCGCGGCGTGTTGGAGACCGTTCACCAACTGCGCAAGGCGTATCCCGACCTGGTGATCGTCGCCGGCAACGTGGCCACCGGAGAAGGAACGAAAGACCTGATCGAGGCGGGGGCCAGCGTGGTCAAAGTGGGCATCGGTCCCGGCTCCATCTGCACCACCCGCGTGGTGGCGGGCATCGGGGTGCCGCAAGTCACCGCCATTTACGATTGCGCGAAAGTGGCCCGCCAATACGGAGTGCCGATCATTGCCGACGGCGGCATCCGGTATTCGGGCGACATCGTCAAAGCGATCGCGGCCGGGGCGAGCGCCGTCATGCTGGGAAGTCTGTTTGCCGGAACCGAAGAGGCGCCGGGAGACACGGAAATCTTCCAGGGACGTCGCTTCAAGGTGTACCGCGGCATGGGCTCGATCGGCGCCATGCAGGCCGGCAGCAAGGACCGCTACTTCCAGGAAAACGAACAGAAACTGGTTCCGGAAGGCATCGAAGGACGCGTTCCGTACAAAGGACCGCTGGCGGACATCGTGTACCAGTTGGTCGGCGGCCTGCGGGCCGGCATGGGGTATGTCGGTGCCGAAACGATTCCGGATTTGCAGGAGAACACCCGGTTCATTCGGATCACGGCGGCTTCCCTGCGCGAAAGCCATCCGCATGACGTGCAAATCACCAAGGAAGCCCCCAACTATCACCTGTGA
- a CDS encoding D-alanyl-D-alanine carboxypeptidase family protein, with translation MKSATTWTAKLLVLFAIAFGWPFQAFAAAGDGPQVQAKSWVLMDFESGVVLRGENENERRPPASMTKMMTALVVRDKIAAGELSWEEEATVSARAAAIEEAQLFLKTGERRTVRDLFIAMLVYSANDATVVLAEHVAGSEEEFVGLMNQKAQELGMKNTFFRNVTGLDMHLYPDPPDVEGQHVMSAKDSAILARHLMKTYPDVLEVTAMSSYTFQEGTGRRKVTNWNLMLPGFAHFYEGVDGVKTGHTNAAGYCFTGTAKQGDMRLVTVVMGTASQSRRFTETAKILDYAFERYSMTDVFQKDKTVPGAEFKPLPNGVERSVPVTAGENLRMAMSEEDKERMKPLIRWKEGVQAPIRKGDVLGEVGLTLDGQPVEGLKPVPLVAAADVEEASWIRLFFRSIGDEVKSWFE, from the coding sequence ATGAAAAGTGCAACCACATGGACAGCGAAACTGTTGGTTCTGTTCGCAATTGCATTCGGATGGCCGTTTCAGGCATTTGCCGCGGCCGGTGACGGACCGCAGGTCCAGGCCAAATCTTGGGTTCTCATGGATTTTGAAAGCGGTGTGGTTCTGAGAGGGGAAAACGAAAATGAACGCAGACCTCCGGCCAGCATGACGAAAATGATGACCGCTCTGGTCGTGCGGGACAAGATTGCGGCCGGGGAGCTTTCCTGGGAAGAAGAAGCGACCGTTTCCGCCCGGGCGGCCGCGATCGAAGAAGCGCAGCTCTTTTTGAAAACCGGTGAACGCCGCACCGTGAGAGATCTGTTCATCGCCATGCTGGTGTATTCCGCCAACGATGCCACGGTGGTGTTGGCCGAGCACGTGGCCGGGTCGGAAGAGGAATTCGTCGGGCTGATGAATCAAAAAGCGCAAGAGCTGGGGATGAAAAACACGTTTTTCCGGAATGTGACCGGACTGGACATGCACCTGTATCCGGATCCTCCCGACGTTGAGGGTCAGCACGTCATGTCCGCCAAGGATTCCGCCATCCTGGCCAGGCATTTGATGAAAACGTATCCGGACGTGCTGGAAGTGACGGCGATGAGCTCCTACACCTTCCAGGAAGGGACCGGCCGGCGGAAAGTGACCAACTGGAACCTGATGTTGCCGGGATTTGCTCACTTTTACGAAGGGGTGGACGGGGTCAAAACCGGTCACACCAATGCCGCCGGTTACTGTTTCACCGGAACCGCGAAACAGGGCGACATGCGCTTGGTGACCGTGGTGATGGGAACCGCCTCGCAATCCCGACGCTTCACCGAAACGGCGAAAATCCTCGACTATGCGTTTGAACGTTACTCGATGACCGATGTGTTCCAAAAAGACAAGACGGTTCCCGGAGCGGAATTCAAACCGCTTCCCAACGGAGTGGAGCGGTCGGTCCCGGTGACCGCCGGTGAAAACTTGCGCATGGCCATGAGCGAAGAGGACAAAGAGCGCATGAAACCCCTGATCCGTTGGAAAGAAGGAGTCCAGGCTCCCATCCGGAAAGGGGATGTGCTCGGGGAAGTGGGATTGACCTTGGACGGACAACCCGTCGAGGGCCTGAAGCCGGTTCCGCTCGTGGCTGCCGCCGATGTGGAGGAAGCCAGCTGGATCCGCCTGTTTTTCCGGAGTATCGGCGATGAAGTGAAGAGTTGGTTTGAGTGA
- the pdxS gene encoding pyridoxal 5'-phosphate synthase lyase subunit PdxS, with product MSEIRKVGTDRVKRGMAEMQKGGVIMDVVNAEQAKIAEAAGAVAVMALERVPADIRAAGGVARMADPRVIEEVMNAVSIPVMAKARIGHFVEAKLLEALGVDYIDESEVLTPADDMFHIDKKAFTVPFVCGARDLGEALRRIGEGASMIRTKGEPGTGNIVEAVRHMRMMQSQIRKVQSMSRDELMYEAKQLGAPYELLLQVHETGKLPVVNFAAGGVATPADAALMMHLGADGVFVGSGIFKSENPEKYARAIVEATTYYEDFERIAHLSKGLGGAMHGIEISKLRAEERMQERGW from the coding sequence ATGAGCGAAATTCGTAAAGTTGGCACCGACCGTGTGAAACGCGGCATGGCTGAAATGCAAAAAGGCGGCGTCATCATGGACGTCGTCAACGCCGAACAGGCAAAAATCGCCGAAGCGGCGGGCGCCGTGGCGGTCATGGCGCTCGAACGGGTTCCGGCCGACATTCGCGCGGCGGGCGGCGTGGCCCGGATGGCAGACCCGCGGGTGATCGAAGAAGTGATGAACGCCGTCTCCATCCCGGTCATGGCCAAGGCGCGGATCGGTCATTTTGTGGAAGCCAAACTGCTGGAAGCCCTCGGTGTGGACTATATCGATGAAAGCGAAGTGCTCACGCCGGCCGATGACATGTTCCACATCGACAAGAAAGCGTTCACCGTTCCGTTCGTGTGCGGTGCGCGTGATCTCGGCGAGGCACTGCGCCGGATCGGCGAAGGCGCTTCGATGATCCGGACCAAAGGCGAGCCGGGAACCGGAAACATCGTTGAAGCCGTGCGCCACATGCGCATGATGCAAAGCCAGATTCGCAAAGTGCAATCCATGTCCCGCGACGAGCTGATGTATGAAGCCAAGCAACTCGGCGCTCCGTACGAACTGCTCCTGCAAGTGCACGAAACGGGCAAACTTCCGGTGGTGAACTTTGCCGCCGGCGGCGTGGCCACCCCGGCCGACGCGGCGCTCATGATGCACTTGGGTGCGGACGGCGTGTTTGTCGGTTCCGGCATCTTCAAGTCCGAGAATCCGGAAAAATACGCCCGGGCCATTGTGGAAGCCACCACGTATTATGAAGACTTCGAGCGGATCGCCCATCTGTCCAAAGGACTGGGCGGCGCCATGCACGGCATCGAGATCTCCAAACTGCGCGCCGAAGAACGGATGCAAGAGCGCGGCTGGTGA
- the pdxT gene encoding pyridoxal 5'-phosphate synthase glutaminase subunit PdxT: MNIGVLALQGAVREHIRSLEAAGARAVAVKNPGELQDLDGLVIPGGESTTIGKLMDKYGLTEPIRKMHEEGKPIFGTCAGLILIAKKVEGRDEPHLGLMDIAVKRNAFGRQRESFEADLVVKGVADRYTAVFIRAPYIESVGDGVEVLAEVDGKIVAARQGTLLGAAFHPELTDDVRFHALFVNMVRESMLAKSER; encoded by the coding sequence ATGAACATCGGCGTGTTGGCGCTGCAAGGAGCCGTCCGGGAACACATCCGGTCGCTGGAGGCGGCCGGTGCCCGGGCGGTGGCCGTGAAAAATCCCGGGGAACTTCAGGATCTGGACGGTCTCGTCATCCCCGGCGGGGAGTCCACCACCATCGGAAAATTGATGGACAAGTACGGCCTGACCGAACCGATTCGCAAGATGCATGAGGAAGGAAAGCCCATCTTCGGCACCTGCGCGGGGCTGATCCTGATCGCGAAAAAAGTGGAAGGTCGGGACGAGCCGCACCTGGGGTTGATGGACATCGCCGTCAAGCGGAACGCTTTCGGCCGTCAGCGGGAATCCTTTGAAGCGGATCTCGTCGTCAAAGGAGTCGCCGACCGGTACACCGCCGTGTTCATCCGGGCTCCGTACATCGAATCCGTCGGCGACGGGGTCGAGGTCTTGGCGGAAGTGGACGGAAAAATCGTCGCCGCCCGCCAGGGAACCCTGCTGGGGGCCGCATTCCATCCGGAACTGACCGACGATGTCCGATTCCACGCGTTGTTTGTGAACATGGTGCGCGAATCGATGCTTGCAAAATCGGAAAGATAA
- the serS gene encoding serine--tRNA ligase has translation MLDVKVLRADLEAVRRRLATRGGEADPLARWEELDVRRRELIRQTEELKNRRNVVSKEIAEKKKRKEDAESLILEMREVGERIKSLDEELRGVDEQVEQLLLTVPNLPHESVPVGASEEDNVEVRRWGEPVRPAHAKNHWEIAEELGILDFERAAKVAGARFVFYKGAGARLERALINFMLDLHTGEHGYTEMIPPFIVNRKAMTGTGQLPKFEEDTFKLEGADWFLVPTSEVPLTNYHADEILAAEDLPKYYTAYSGCFRSEAGSAGRDTRGLIRLHQFNKVEMVKITLPEQSYDELEKMTANAERVLQLLGLPYRVQLLCTGDMGFSAAKTYDLEVWLPGANTYREISSCSNCEDFQARRAGIRFRRHPKAKPEFAHTLNGSGLAVGRTVAAILENGLQEDGSVRIPDVLVPYMGGMTEIRKA, from the coding sequence ATGTTGGACGTGAAGGTGCTTCGTGCCGATTTGGAAGCGGTGAGACGGAGACTCGCGACGAGGGGCGGAGAGGCGGATCCCCTCGCCCGATGGGAAGAGTTGGACGTCCGCCGGCGGGAGCTGATCCGTCAGACGGAAGAGCTGAAAAACCGGCGCAACGTGGTATCGAAAGAGATTGCGGAAAAGAAAAAGCGAAAAGAAGATGCGGAATCGCTCATCCTGGAGATGCGCGAAGTGGGGGAACGGATCAAATCCCTGGACGAGGAACTGCGCGGCGTGGACGAGCAGGTGGAACAGCTGCTGCTCACCGTGCCCAACTTGCCGCATGAAAGCGTACCCGTGGGCGCATCGGAGGAAGACAATGTCGAAGTGCGCCGGTGGGGAGAGCCCGTCCGTCCCGCACATGCGAAAAATCACTGGGAAATCGCGGAAGAGCTGGGCATCCTCGATTTTGAACGGGCCGCCAAAGTGGCGGGCGCGCGCTTCGTGTTCTACAAGGGAGCCGGTGCCCGGTTGGAGCGGGCGCTCATCAACTTCATGCTGGACCTGCACACCGGGGAACACGGGTACACGGAAATGATTCCGCCGTTCATCGTGAACCGGAAGGCGATGACGGGAACGGGGCAGTTGCCCAAGTTTGAGGAAGACACCTTCAAACTGGAAGGCGCCGACTGGTTCCTGGTGCCGACCTCGGAAGTCCCGCTGACCAATTATCATGCGGATGAAATTCTGGCCGCGGAAGACTTGCCGAAGTATTACACCGCATACAGCGGCTGTTTCCGCTCCGAAGCCGGATCCGCCGGTCGCGACACCCGCGGCCTGATCCGCCTGCACCAGTTCAACAAGGTGGAAATGGTGAAGATCACCTTGCCGGAACAATCGTATGATGAACTGGAGAAAATGACGGCCAACGCCGAGCGGGTCCTGCAGCTGCTGGGCCTGCCGTACCGGGTGCAGCTGCTGTGCACCGGTGACATGGGCTTCAGCGCGGCGAAGACCTACGATCTGGAAGTCTGGCTCCCCGGCGCCAACACGTATCGCGAGATTTCGTCCTGCAGCAACTGTGAAGACTTCCAGGCCCGTCGGGCGGGAATCCGCTTCCGTCGCCATCCCAAAGCCAAACCGGAATTCGCGCATACCCTGAACGGCTCCGGATTGGCCGTGGGCCGCACGGTGGCCGCCATTCTGGAAAACGGATTGCAGGAAGACGGCAGCGTCCGCATTCCGGACGTGCTGGTTCCCTACATGGGAGGCATGACGGAGATCCGGAAAGCTTGA
- a CDS encoding DUF3993 domain-containing protein — protein sequence MNLLRVTTGLVAAALALAGCTGSAAGNSGTSVKETPAGQESVRETPPADSSASQQPNQTPENQAPSDGGTPQNDQPARLSKQEVLTLVKKAYSAQELLRTESPIPVKKVRTTLEPWFSPEWIETFIKTAGQQDGNNWIDHADSLMGHIIDYSAPYVKDVRLSWSKDNKKVWISGVIYWEGQSRVEVTTTVQHTDKGWKISEINYK from the coding sequence ATGAATCTCCTTCGGGTCACGACCGGCCTGGTGGCCGCGGCACTCGCTCTCGCCGGTTGCACCGGCTCCGCGGCCGGCAATTCCGGCACTTCCGTCAAGGAAACCCCGGCCGGACAGGAATCGGTTCGGGAAACGCCTCCCGCCGATTCCTCCGCCTCGCAACAACCGAATCAGACTCCGGAGAATCAAGCCCCTTCCGACGGCGGCACCCCCCAAAACGACCAGCCGGCGCGTCTGAGCAAGCAGGAAGTCCTCACGCTCGTCAAAAAAGCGTACAGCGCGCAGGAGCTGCTGCGCACCGAAAGCCCGATTCCCGTCAAAAAGGTGCGAACCACCCTGGAGCCCTGGTTCTCGCCGGAATGGATCGAAACCTTCATCAAAACGGCCGGGCAACAGGACGGAAACAACTGGATCGATCACGCCGACAGTCTGATGGGGCACATCATCGACTATTCGGCTCCATATGTCAAAGACGTGCGGCTCAGCTGGTCGAAAGACAACAAAAAGGTGTGGATTTCGGGCGTGATCTACTGGGAAGGCCAATCCAGGGTCGAAGTGACCACCACGGTTCAACATACGGACAAGGGATGGAAAATTTCCGAAATCAACTACAAGTGA
- a CDS encoding FG-GAP repeat domain-containing protein has translation MKRRCCWVWLLLLSVLVQGCDLSVFPADLLARPEKPDVGRITAEMLPSGARLMVPAQFEDAGAVNQVDMDGDGRDELVMVTGWKDDLGIRLLVQTRVGKEWKTAAEAEQPAHDLVDALAFRDVTGDGRPEIILGTGTEPVGEISGELPTPKTVSVYTYRSGRLDLLWSGEYNDRFAATDFGGDSRAEIVRFVREHSGDRFFLHAFLTVCGPNGCESRGTVTFSGLTCETMMLPVNRVKHLLVGRADPHGKGLYVDVSVGAGSFYTELLAYDGRQFQRVLTGADRKRGCRWTLFPSVELETRDTDGNGYPEIPSTVQNENVRVLSEAGPRLISYFERRGTTGWLRVRQEYEWRDGESGRLFMFRFPSSWLEGVTLEETEDRVRFDYVDASGNRSMLLLIHRGDREHGETPNGKTVWIRRSGTALKAVIPERDPDLPEGARKRYEKMRIGEEELLRLIRPGHGQEVGHGADQGVDT, from the coding sequence ATGAAGCGGCGATGTTGCTGGGTGTGGCTGCTGCTGTTGTCCGTGTTGGTTCAGGGATGTGACCTGTCGGTGTTTCCCGCCGACTTGTTGGCCAGGCCGGAGAAACCGGATGTCGGGAGGATCACCGCCGAGATGCTGCCTTCCGGAGCCCGGCTCATGGTCCCCGCACAGTTTGAAGACGCGGGTGCGGTCAACCAGGTGGATATGGACGGGGACGGGCGGGACGAGTTGGTGATGGTGACCGGCTGGAAGGACGACCTCGGCATCCGGTTGCTGGTGCAAACACGCGTCGGCAAGGAGTGGAAAACGGCGGCCGAAGCGGAGCAGCCCGCACATGATCTGGTGGATGCGCTGGCTTTTCGGGACGTGACCGGCGACGGCCGGCCGGAGATCATCCTCGGAACCGGGACGGAACCCGTCGGGGAGATCAGCGGCGAGCTGCCGACTCCCAAGACGGTGTCCGTCTACACGTACCGAAGCGGTCGGCTGGATCTTTTGTGGAGCGGGGAGTACAACGACCGATTTGCGGCGACGGATTTCGGCGGGGATTCGCGCGCCGAGATTGTCCGGTTTGTCCGGGAACATTCGGGAGACAGATTCTTTCTTCATGCCTTTCTGACGGTTTGCGGACCGAACGGATGCGAATCGCGGGGAACGGTGACGTTCAGTGGTCTGACCTGCGAAACGATGATGTTGCCGGTGAACCGGGTGAAACATCTCCTCGTCGGACGGGCGGATCCCCACGGAAAAGGATTGTATGTCGATGTGAGCGTGGGTGCCGGAAGCTTCTACACGGAACTTCTTGCGTACGACGGTCGTCAATTTCAACGGGTGCTCACCGGGGCCGACCGGAAACGGGGGTGCAGATGGACCTTGTTTCCGTCCGTGGAACTGGAAACGCGGGATACGGACGGAAACGGATATCCGGAGATCCCGTCCACCGTTCAAAACGAAAACGTCCGGGTGCTTTCGGAAGCCGGTCCGAGACTGATTTCTTATTTTGAACGGAGAGGAACCACCGGTTGGCTGCGGGTGCGTCAGGAGTACGAGTGGAGAGACGGAGAAAGTGGAAGGCTGTTTATGTTCCGGTTCCCTTCTTCCTGGTTGGAGGGAGTGACCCTGGAAGAAACCGAGGACCGTGTCCGGTTCGACTATGTGGATGCTTCCGGAAACCGGTCGATGCTTCTTTTGATTCACAGAGGCGATCGTGAACACGGCGAAACGCCGAACGGAAAAACGGTGTGGATCCGCCGGTCCGGAACCGCTTTGAAGGCCGTGATTCCGGAAAGAGACCCCGATTTGCCGGAAGGTGCCCGGAAGCGCTACGAGAAGATGCGAATCGGAGAAGAAGAGCTTCTCCGCTTGATCCGGCCGGGCCATGGGCAGGAGGTGGGGCATGGTGCCGATCAAGGTGTTGATACTTGA
- a CDS encoding response regulator transcription factor has translation MKVLILEDEEGIRRFVRIHLERQGMTVIEAITGEEALEKYREHPDVRVAVVDVMLPGMDGFEVCRELRRQDEELGIIILTAKKQDRDKLTGFDSGADDYVSKPFSPQELAARIEVLARRVRKGPVKDGEIHLGPFTLDLRRRVVLKHRQPVALSPKEYEIVKLLMEKSGTAVSRDEILEKVWGKYFTGDLKTVDIHIARIRKKMEETPSAPRFIETVRGYGYLWRKDPT, from the coding sequence ATCAAGGTGTTGATACTTGAAGATGAAGAGGGCATCCGCCGGTTTGTGCGGATTCACCTGGAACGTCAGGGGATGACGGTGATCGAAGCGATCACGGGCGAAGAAGCGTTGGAAAAATACCGGGAACATCCCGATGTGCGGGTGGCCGTGGTGGATGTGATGCTCCCCGGCATGGACGGATTCGAAGTGTGCCGGGAGCTGCGCCGGCAAGACGAGGAATTGGGCATCATCATCCTGACGGCCAAAAAACAGGATCGCGACAAGCTGACCGGATTCGATTCCGGAGCGGATGACTATGTTTCCAAGCCGTTCAGTCCCCAGGAACTGGCCGCGCGGATCGAAGTGCTGGCGAGGCGCGTGAGAAAAGGACCCGTCAAGGACGGAGAGATTCACTTGGGACCGTTCACCCTGGATTTGCGCCGGCGGGTGGTGCTGAAGCACCGACAACCGGTGGCGCTTTCCCCCAAGGAGTATGAGATCGTCAAATTGCTGATGGAAAAGTCAGGGACGGCCGTCAGCCGCGATGAAATCCTGGAGAAAGTTTGGGGAAAATATTTCACCGGAGATCTGAAAACGGTGGACATCCATATTGCCCGCATCCGCAAGAAGATGGAGGAAACCCCCTCCGCCCCCCGCTTCATTGAAACGGTCAGGGGATACGGATACCTGTGGAGAAAGGACCCGACATGA
- a CDS encoding sensor histidine kinase — MKSSLKNRMTVHFGLLAVAAVMVLEGLFLIGLWRSWYENAEELTVRQAMLASAHYRRMAAGSLPELAQQVLEETRPENPFDVQVIDLKGRVVTDSWGMPSAEPVLTPDVRDALNGETGIWRGERKDGEEVLAVSLPVTIRERPAGVLRHVTSTRYLDQAFSRIAIISLTVSCAVILLAMIVSRVIAARIVRPIEELTRVAGEISSGNFEARAKPVRGDEIGVLAETMNRMAKELANMEKMKNEFISSVSHELRTPLTVLKGWGETFRLGQLSREDESFGLAVMQKETERLIRLVEDLLDFSKYQSGQMDVQMEPFDLSALVEETVMAFRRLCERKGIRLSRATDGPLMLTGDRSRIKQVLINLLDNSVKFTPEGGRISVKAWRSSGGEICFSVSDTGIGIPAGELDRVMDKFYKGNSGRGGSGLGLAICKEIIRLHGGRMEVESKEGEGTTFTVMLPAEPEGT; from the coding sequence ATGAAGAGCAGTCTCAAGAACCGGATGACGGTTCACTTCGGCCTGCTGGCGGTGGCGGCGGTCATGGTGCTGGAGGGCCTGTTTCTGATCGGACTGTGGCGTTCCTGGTATGAAAACGCGGAAGAATTGACGGTTCGGCAGGCCATGCTCGCTTCCGCCCATTACCGGCGGATGGCCGCCGGTTCCCTTCCCGAACTGGCCCAGCAGGTGCTCGAAGAGACGAGACCCGAGAACCCGTTCGATGTGCAGGTGATCGATCTCAAGGGGCGGGTCGTCACCGATTCCTGGGGGATGCCCTCGGCGGAACCGGTGCTCACACCGGACGTCCGGGACGCTTTGAACGGGGAAACGGGCATCTGGCGCGGTGAAAGGAAAGACGGAGAAGAAGTGCTGGCGGTCTCCTTGCCTGTCACGATCAGGGAGCGGCCGGCGGGCGTGCTTCGCCATGTCACCTCCACCCGGTATCTGGATCAGGCGTTTTCCCGGATTGCGATCATCTCCCTGACCGTTTCCTGTGCCGTGATTTTGCTGGCCATGATCGTCAGCCGCGTGATTGCTGCCCGGATTGTCCGCCCGATCGAAGAATTGACCCGGGTGGCGGGCGAAATTTCTTCCGGCAATTTCGAGGCCAGAGCCAAACCGGTACGCGGCGATGAAATCGGCGTGCTGGCGGAGACGATGAACCGGATGGCCAAAGAACTCGCCAACATGGAGAAGATGAAAAATGAATTCATCTCCTCCGTGTCCCATGAACTCAGGACACCGCTCACCGTGCTCAAGGGGTGGGGAGAAACATTCCGGCTGGGGCAGCTGTCCAGGGAAGATGAATCTTTCGGTTTGGCGGTCATGCAAAAAGAGACGGAGCGGCTGATCCGTCTGGTGGAGGACCTGCTCGATTTTTCCAAGTACCAGTCCGGTCAGATGGATGTGCAAATGGAACCGTTTGATCTGTCCGCGCTGGTGGAGGAGACGGTGATGGCCTTCAGGCGCCTGTGTGAGCGCAAAGGAATCCGGCTGTCCCGGGCAACGGACGGACCCCTGATGCTCACGGGGGACCGGAGCCGGATCAAACAGGTGTTGATCAATCTGTTGGACAACAGTGTCAAGTTCACGCCGGAAGGCGGAAGGATTTCCGTGAAAGCCTGGCGATCCTCAGGCGGGGAGATTTGTTTCTCCGTGTCCGACACCGGGATCGGCATTCCCGCCGGGGAATTGGACCGGGTCATGGACAAATTTTACAAAGGCAATTCCGGTCGTGGAGGAAGCGGATTGGGATTGGCCATCTGCAAGGAAATCATCCGGCTGCACGGGGGACGGATGGAAGTGGAGAGCAAGGAAGGAGAAGGGACCACGTTCACGGTGATGTTGCCGGCAGAACCGGAAGGAACTTGA